A section of the Metabacillus endolithicus genome encodes:
- a CDS encoding DUF6479 family protein has product MTSNNKKLGFLVAAIVVVIILVGLIIWGVNKGNDTSTEESQQEESQTTEQTEDSSDSSKEEKKSEVKNEAELLTVEKYKKIESGMTYDEVKQIIGSDGEVMSEAGEKGSEVHTVMYKWETGDENKAANFTFQGGQLIDKTQIGLE; this is encoded by the coding sequence TTGACATCAAACAATAAAAAATTAGGTTTTCTAGTTGCAGCGATTGTTGTTGTGATTATCTTAGTTGGGCTTATTATTTGGGGCGTAAATAAAGGTAATGATACGTCCACCGAAGAGTCTCAACAAGAAGAGAGTCAAACAACTGAACAAACAGAAGATTCTTCAGATAGTTCAAAAGAAGAAAAGAAGTCAGAAGTGAAGAATGAGGCTGAACTTCTAACAGTAGAAAAGTATAAAAAAATTGAAAGTGGCATGACATATGACGAAGTGAAACAAATCATCGGTTCCGATGGGGAAGTTATGTCCGAAGCTGGAGAAAAGGGATCCGAGGTTCACACAGTTATGTATAAGTGGGAAACTGGCGATGAAAATAAAGCCGCAAACTTTACATTTCAAGGTGGACAATTGATTGATAAGACGCAGATTGGGTTGGAATAG
- a CDS encoding DUF3298 and DUF4163 domain-containing protein, with product MKKVLPLLLVLLLSLSFVQPQSAAAKVMWGNMELKKGQIGRVTMLKDVNIYTKSDDEYVKSGTAKKNQLNRVYTNRNGYLGIGGGKYIKNDSSVKYETPSQSRLQAANGVRIVKKTYPGTNFIYPQVTNMFDKKAEKKINDELYSIAQSINETIISFEEEEASAREDWDDYGYGDFWDWEYDFSFEIHYNQEHRLSVLFREYAYTGGAHGMSGIYTLNFDCLTGNTINLSSAIKGKTKTVRNYAYNDLRNQEKRGEEMLLLESVNEITINDSDRPWVYNAKGVKLFFQEYEVKFPYASGNPEVIVPAVVYN from the coding sequence ATGAAAAAGGTTTTGCCATTATTACTTGTTTTACTTTTATCTCTTAGTTTCGTACAACCTCAATCAGCAGCTGCTAAGGTTATGTGGGGGAATATGGAACTGAAAAAAGGCCAAATTGGTCGAGTTACAATGTTAAAAGATGTTAATATCTACACTAAGTCTGATGATGAATATGTTAAATCAGGCACTGCTAAAAAGAACCAATTAAACAGAGTTTATACAAACCGTAACGGCTATTTAGGAATTGGTGGAGGAAAGTATATAAAAAATGATAGTTCAGTAAAGTATGAGACTCCATCTCAATCTAGATTACAAGCTGCTAATGGTGTAAGAATCGTGAAGAAAACATACCCAGGTACAAATTTTATTTATCCTCAAGTAACTAATATGTTTGACAAAAAGGCAGAAAAGAAAATCAATGACGAGCTATATTCAATTGCTCAATCTATCAACGAAACAATCATAAGCTTTGAAGAGGAAGAAGCTTCAGCAAGAGAAGATTGGGATGATTACGGATACGGAGATTTTTGGGATTGGGAATATGACTTTTCATTTGAAATCCACTATAACCAAGAACATCGTCTAAGTGTTCTTTTTAGAGAGTATGCCTATACAGGTGGTGCTCACGGGATGAGCGGTATTTACACATTGAATTTTGATTGTTTAACAGGAAACACAATTAACTTATCATCAGCAATCAAGGGAAAAACAAAAACAGTTAGAAACTATGCATACAATGATTTACGAAACCAAGAAAAACGTGGCGAAGAAATGCTATTACTAGAATCTGTAAATGAAATAACGATCAACGACAGTGATCGACCATGGGTTTACAATGCAAAAGGAGTTAAACTATTCTTCCAAGAATACGAAGTAAAATTTCCATACGCATCAGGAAACCCAGAGGTAATCGTACCTGCAGTTGTTTATAATTAA
- a CDS encoding carbohydrate kinase family protein, which translates to MFNFHEQVSLQNKSNDILTIGEILIDMISEDYDDNFECQAYNRFFGGSPSNIAINTKRLGIHSLVVSAVGADGLGDFLKSQLRKVHIDTKCIQKVDYSTSMVVVTKSQFTPVPIFYRGADYQIEYTSILEDAIKDSKIIHFSCWPISMPLSRRTIEKSIDTARKNNALVCFDPNYHPMLWPKGEDGIEYVKSFIGNADIVKPSEVDAERIFGQDHYENQVEKFLELGAKLVIMTLGQDGAIVSNGKETLKFHTLAKEVVDTTGAGDAFWSGFYTAIVKGHTIKEALELGFAVSAFKLRYTGAVVELPRLEKIKEIYSL; encoded by the coding sequence ATGTTTAACTTTCATGAACAAGTATCACTGCAAAATAAAAGCAATGATATTTTAACAATTGGAGAGATCCTAATTGATATGATATCTGAGGATTATGATGATAACTTCGAATGTCAAGCCTATAATCGATTTTTTGGTGGATCACCCTCTAATATAGCGATAAACACAAAAAGATTAGGTATTCATTCATTGGTTGTTTCAGCTGTTGGAGCAGATGGACTTGGTGATTTTTTGAAAAGTCAATTAAGAAAAGTACATATTGATACTAAATGTATTCAAAAGGTTGATTATTCAACAAGTATGGTTGTTGTTACAAAGAGTCAATTCACACCAGTCCCGATATTTTATAGAGGAGCAGACTATCAAATAGAATATACATCAATACTTGAGGATGCCATTAAGGACTCTAAGATTATTCACTTTTCATGTTGGCCAATATCAATGCCACTCTCTAGAAGAACGATTGAGAAAAGTATTGATACAGCGAGAAAGAATAATGCATTAGTATGCTTTGATCCAAATTATCACCCTATGCTATGGCCAAAAGGTGAAGATGGGATAGAGTATGTGAAATCTTTTATTGGAAATGCGGATATTGTCAAGCCTTCTGAAGTGGATGCTGAAAGAATCTTTGGTCAGGATCACTATGAAAATCAAGTTGAGAAGTTTTTAGAATTAGGGGCTAAGCTTGTTATTATGACGCTCGGACAAGATGGGGCAATCGTTTCAAATGGAAAAGAAACGCTCAAATTTCATACACTAGCTAAAGAAGTAGTGGATACAACAGGTGCAGGAGATGCATTTTGGTCGGGATTTTATACAGCAATCGTAAAAGGACACACCATTAAGGAAGCGTTAGAACTAGGTTTTGCCGTAAGTGCCTTTAAGTTGAGGTATACGGGAGCAGTGGTGGAATTGCCAAGGCTTGAAAAAATAAAAGAAATTTATAGTTTATAA
- a CDS encoding Gfo/Idh/MocA family protein, giving the protein MKKIRFGLIGSGWRAEFYIRIAKAIPDQFELTSVLIRDKEKGEVFSKKFDVKVVNSIDELINDHPHYVVLSIKRGVVTDYLIDLFRRGIPVLCETPPGESKEALETLWDQYKKYDAKVQIAEQYFYQPLYASWLKVIEDGKLGELENINISSLHGYHGVSIIRKFFNIGFDNCVIYGKRFHFNLTETYGRGGIVHDGEITSCPRDRLTLEFDQGKVAFFDFSDPAQYHSFIRTRQLTIQGVRGEIDDLTVRYLTDENIPVTQNLNRIDYGLYNNQEWAHAGIMLGEEYVYKNPFQYTRLNDDEIAVATCMLKMDEYLKTGKEFYTLQDALQDMYISLMMDEALKNPNQEIKTSKRSWT; this is encoded by the coding sequence TTGAAGAAAATAAGATTTGGACTTATCGGATCAGGCTGGAGAGCTGAATTTTATATTCGCATTGCGAAAGCGATTCCTGATCAATTCGAGTTAACAAGTGTATTAATAAGAGATAAAGAGAAGGGTGAAGTGTTCTCTAAAAAGTTTGATGTAAAAGTAGTTAATTCTATTGATGAGCTTATAAATGATCATCCACATTATGTTGTGTTATCAATTAAAAGAGGTGTTGTGACTGATTATTTAATTGATTTATTCAGACGAGGAATACCTGTTTTATGTGAAACTCCACCAGGTGAATCGAAAGAAGCATTAGAAACTCTTTGGGATCAGTACAAAAAATATGATGCGAAAGTACAAATAGCTGAGCAATATTTTTATCAGCCTCTTTATGCTTCGTGGTTAAAAGTGATTGAAGATGGAAAACTAGGAGAATTAGAAAATATTAATATCTCTTCCTTACATGGTTACCATGGTGTCAGTATTATTCGTAAGTTTTTTAATATTGGGTTTGATAATTGCGTTATATACGGGAAACGATTTCACTTTAATTTAACAGAAACATATGGGCGCGGGGGAATAGTTCACGATGGAGAAATCACATCCTGTCCGAGAGATCGCCTAACATTAGAGTTTGATCAGGGGAAAGTTGCGTTCTTTGATTTCTCCGATCCTGCACAATATCACTCCTTTATCCGTACACGTCAGCTGACTATACAGGGAGTAAGAGGAGAAATTGATGACTTAACCGTCAGATATCTTACAGATGAGAATATACCAGTTACCCAAAATCTAAATCGTATTGATTATGGTTTATATAATAACCAGGAGTGGGCACATGCTGGGATTATGCTAGGCGAGGAATATGTTTACAAAAATCCATTTCAATACACAAGGTTAAATGATGATGAAATTGCTGTTGCAACCTGTATGTTGAAAATGGATGAATATTTGAAAACGGGTAAAGAATTTTACACCTTACAGGATGCTCTACAGGATATGTATATTTCTTTAATGATGGATGAGGCACTAAAGAATCCAAATCAAGAGATTAAAACATCCAAAAGGTCGTGGACATAA
- a CDS encoding aldo/keto reductase codes for MEYIKLSEQVDLSKVVIGCMRIKDAGMEGEQLLQFVQECLDLGVTSFDHAPVYGGYACEKIFGDSVLRKDPSLREKMKLITKTGIVLPGLKGNKVIYYESSKEQILKEVDESLIKLGTDYIDLLLVHRPDIIGNPAETADALDSLVKSGKVLNVGVSNFMPSQVSMLQSYLSTPLVTNQMELSVQGLDNFFNGVTDDALTRRMPLMAWSPLGGGNVFKNDDGDTTRLRDVIGEIANAHQTSMDVVMYAWLYKHPVEVAAITGTMNINRVKSAVDALDVSLSYDEWYQILAASRGYDVP; via the coding sequence ATGGAATATATTAAATTAAGTGAACAGGTTGATCTATCAAAAGTAGTTATAGGATGTATGCGTATTAAGGATGCAGGTATGGAAGGAGAACAGCTTTTACAATTTGTTCAAGAATGCTTAGATTTAGGTGTAACTAGCTTTGATCATGCCCCGGTATACGGTGGATATGCCTGTGAAAAAATCTTCGGTGACAGTGTGTTAAGAAAAGATCCTAGCTTACGTGAAAAAATGAAGCTCATTACCAAAACGGGAATCGTTCTGCCTGGATTAAAGGGTAATAAAGTGATCTATTATGAATCCTCTAAAGAACAAATTTTAAAAGAGGTGGATGAATCGTTAATAAAGCTAGGAACAGACTATATTGATTTATTACTAGTTCATAGACCCGACATTATAGGTAATCCAGCTGAAACAGCGGATGCGTTAGATTCATTAGTTAAATCAGGAAAAGTATTGAATGTGGGTGTTTCTAATTTCATGCCTTCACAAGTAAGTATGCTTCAAAGCTATTTGTCAACACCACTTGTGACTAATCAAATGGAATTATCGGTACAAGGCTTAGACAATTTCTTTAACGGAGTGACAGATGATGCTTTGACGAGAAGAATGCCATTAATGGCATGGTCTCCCCTTGGTGGTGGAAATGTTTTTAAAAATGATGATGGAGATACTACTAGATTAAGAGATGTTATCGGTGAAATTGCAAATGCACATCAAACTTCAATGGATGTGGTTATGTATGCATGGTTATACAAACACCCGGTGGAAGTCGCGGCTATTACTGGAACAATGAATATTAATCGAGTAAAAAGTGCGGTCGATGCACTAGATGTATCTCTTTCATATGATGAGTGGTATCAGATTCTAGCAGCTTCTAGAGGGTACGATGTACCGTAA
- a CDS encoding carbohydrate ABC transporter permease, which translates to MESKGVFIFKNTLFYALVLLFLVALLMPFVWQFLTSIKPLTEIAAIPAKWFPSEINVDFYKNVFTKHPFARYLLNSFIVSLATTILSILVGASAAYALARLRFKGKTIMLMAILSISMFPTISTISPLYLILKNLNLLNTYAGLIIPYITFALPLSIWLLTNFFSQLPKGFEDAATIDGCSRAGIFFRIMLPLIKPATFSVALLVFINSWNEYIYALTFMTKDEMRTVPVGIALFPSNYELPWGDMAAASVVVTVPLILLVLIFQKNIISGLTSGGVKE; encoded by the coding sequence GTGGAATCAAAAGGAGTATTTATTTTTAAGAATACCTTGTTTTATGCTCTTGTATTGCTGTTTTTAGTAGCACTTTTGATGCCATTTGTGTGGCAGTTTTTAACCTCTATTAAACCTCTAACTGAGATCGCGGCTATTCCAGCAAAGTGGTTTCCAAGTGAAATAAACGTAGACTTTTATAAAAATGTTTTTACTAAACATCCATTTGCTAGGTACTTATTAAATAGTTTTATTGTTTCTTTGGCCACAACCATTTTAAGTATTTTAGTTGGTGCATCTGCTGCATATGCTTTGGCTAGACTTCGTTTTAAAGGAAAGACGATCATGCTTATGGCTATTTTGAGCATTTCCATGTTTCCTACGATCTCAACAATTAGCCCATTATATTTGATCTTGAAGAATCTAAATTTATTAAATACATATGCAGGTCTAATAATCCCGTATATTACGTTTGCTCTCCCACTATCCATTTGGTTATTAACAAACTTTTTTAGCCAATTGCCAAAGGGATTTGAGGATGCAGCCACAATTGATGGATGTTCGAGAGCGGGAATCTTTTTCCGAATTATGCTTCCACTTATTAAACCAGCAACCTTCTCAGTAGCGCTATTAGTTTTTATTAATTCCTGGAATGAGTATATATATGCTTTGACCTTTATGACAAAAGATGAAATGAGAACGGTTCCTGTCGGTATTGCATTATTTCCAAGTAACTATGAGTTGCCTTGGGGTGATATGGCAGCCGCTTCAGTGGTCGTAACAGTGCCTCTTATTTTGTTAGTTTTAATCTTCCAAAAGAATATTATTTCAGGACTAACCTCTGGTGGGGTGAAGGAGTAA
- a CDS encoding carbohydrate ABC transporter permease, with amino-acid sequence MEGKLPTSPLKNTHRKISKTSLEKKEARDAWIMMSPAIIILLLIAVYPIIRTFWISLHEMVLTDPSSGYPFIGLENYVKIFNDQRAMDSIIFTLKFTVVTVFFELLLGFGAALLMNKAFIGRGFVRASILVPWAIPTTVSALMWKFIYNDQYGLFNDILTRFHVIDSYQAWLSSSSGSFMALVITDVWKTAPFIALLTLAGLQMIPKELYESAKIDGANKFQIFLNITLPLVKYTVIVALLFRTLDAFRVFELITVMTGGANRTESLSVYAYNNLMKFLDFGYGSAMSMLIFGVVFLISLIYMKALGSKLTDF; translated from the coding sequence ATGGAAGGAAAGTTACCGACAAGTCCTCTAAAAAATACCCATAGGAAAATATCAAAAACCTCTCTTGAGAAGAAAGAAGCAAGAGACGCATGGATCATGATGTCACCAGCTATCATTATATTATTGCTTATTGCTGTTTATCCAATTATAAGAACATTTTGGATCAGTCTACATGAAATGGTGCTAACAGATCCTAGTTCAGGATATCCGTTTATTGGACTTGAAAATTACGTGAAGATATTTAATGATCAACGAGCAATGGATTCGATTATTTTTACATTGAAATTTACTGTTGTTACAGTGTTTTTTGAGTTATTACTAGGGTTTGGTGCAGCACTGTTAATGAACAAAGCATTTATAGGAAGGGGCTTTGTACGTGCGTCAATCCTAGTACCGTGGGCCATTCCTACCACAGTTTCAGCTCTTATGTGGAAGTTTATCTACAATGACCAATATGGTTTATTTAATGATATTTTAACTCGATTTCATGTAATTGATAGTTATCAAGCATGGTTAAGTAGTTCGAGTGGTTCATTTATGGCACTTGTTATTACGGATGTTTGGAAGACGGCTCCGTTTATTGCCCTTTTAACGTTAGCGGGTCTTCAAATGATTCCAAAGGAGTTATATGAGTCAGCAAAAATTGATGGAGCTAATAAGTTTCAAATCTTTCTGAACATTACCTTACCGCTTGTTAAGTACACAGTCATTGTAGCTTTATTATTTAGAACATTAGATGCGTTTAGAGTGTTTGAATTAATTACAGTTATGACGGGTGGAGCTAATAGGACAGAGAGTTTATCTGTTTATGCCTATAATAATTTAATGAAATTTCTTGACTTTGGGTACGGATCAGCAATGTCTATGCTCATCTTTGGAGTAGTCTTTCTGATCAGCTTAATATATATGAAAGCATTAGGTAGCAAGCTTACTGATTTCTAA
- a CDS encoding ABC transporter substrate-binding protein — translation MKRGKMKKLLVTLILAVMMVSIIGCSGNSESSGEASGGDGNDKVTIRFSFDQGVGEPTQKIVDKYNESQDKVHVETVILPQDANVVHDDFVNKLASGDTSVDVMALDVVYVAEFAAADWLEDLGQYFDESTQSKYLPGTIEGATYNGKLVAFPWFTNASVLFYRQDIIDQLGVEVPTTYQGWMDLQEKVKGLDEIKYVSNFQAAQSEALVCNWVEYIWNNGGEVLDESGSPVVNTAINVEATEIMLDLVENYSPEGITTYNEPESEQVFLDGKSLFIRDWSGFWNSANAEGSKVAGKVGATTLPIGPNGEAPHSALGGLDLVINKFIDDEQKEAAVDFLKYMASEETQKEMTLISAQPPVLKSVYEDADVLAEIPFYEKFYGIIEGGKSRPMSPKYAKVSDAIQRNIHQALSGEAEVKDALDQLQSELEELNK, via the coding sequence ATGAAGCGTGGGAAAATGAAGAAATTATTAGTTACACTTATTCTTGCAGTTATGATGGTATCGATCATCGGATGCTCGGGAAATTCAGAGTCATCTGGAGAAGCATCAGGTGGTGATGGAAATGATAAAGTAACAATCCGTTTCTCATTCGATCAGGGGGTTGGTGAACCTACTCAAAAAATAGTAGATAAATATAATGAAAGTCAGGATAAAGTTCATGTAGAAACAGTTATTCTTCCGCAGGATGCAAATGTTGTGCATGATGATTTTGTCAATAAATTAGCTTCTGGAGATACAAGTGTTGATGTGATGGCATTGGATGTTGTGTACGTAGCAGAATTTGCTGCGGCTGATTGGTTAGAGGATTTGGGTCAATACTTTGATGAATCCACACAAAGCAAGTATCTACCTGGGACGATTGAAGGCGCAACTTACAACGGAAAGTTAGTAGCATTTCCTTGGTTTACAAATGCGAGTGTTCTCTTCTACCGCCAAGACATTATTGACCAATTAGGTGTGGAAGTGCCAACTACATATCAAGGTTGGATGGATCTTCAAGAAAAGGTTAAAGGTCTAGATGAAATTAAATATGTTTCAAATTTTCAAGCGGCTCAGTCTGAAGCACTAGTTTGTAACTGGGTTGAGTACATTTGGAACAATGGTGGAGAGGTTTTAGATGAGTCAGGCTCTCCAGTCGTTAATACAGCTATTAATGTGGAAGCAACAGAAATTATGTTGGATTTAGTGGAAAATTATTCACCTGAGGGAATCACAACATACAATGAGCCAGAAAGTGAACAAGTATTTTTAGATGGTAAGTCACTATTTATTCGTGATTGGTCTGGATTCTGGAACTCAGCAAACGCTGAAGGATCGAAAGTAGCAGGAAAAGTGGGTGCGACAACTTTACCGATTGGACCAAATGGGGAAGCTCCACACTCTGCATTAGGTGGACTTGATTTAGTTATTAATAAATTCATTGATGATGAACAGAAAGAAGCAGCTGTTGATTTCTTGAAATACATGGCAAGTGAAGAAACGCAAAAGGAAATGACATTAATTTCAGCACAACCACCAGTATTAAAGTCTGTGTACGAAGATGCAGATGTACTTGCCGAGATTCCGTTTTATGAGAAGTTTTATGGAATTATTGAAGGTGGAAAATCAAGACCAATGTCTCCTAAATATGCGAAAGTATCAGATGCGATCCAAAGAAATATTCATCAAGCGTTATCTGGAGAAGCAGAAGTGAAAGACGCGTTGGATCAATTGCAAAGTGAGTTAGAAGAACTAAACAAATAA
- a CDS encoding LacI family DNA-binding transcriptional regulator: protein MKVTIEDIAKEANVSIATVSRVINNTKAVSPELRERVHEVIRKRNFRPNPLAKGLITNRTNIIGIVVPDISNPIFGALTKGINNICEQQGYTLMVCESGGQREKELELLEILADKKVDGLLFAGVDVNHSLVKEMKIKDYPIVLVTQEASEGDEEIKTVVHDNVKATYDAVSFLINNGHKKIAFIGGPENDYSSGQKRLKGFQLALKENNIEVPESYIEHGNFTFQSGFESMKKIYEENSVLPTAVMVCNDIMAIAAIRFLENANMSVPHDISIMGFDDSEYANYFSPELSTVRISYFDEGVKAAKTLFKLIDDQYSIIPNTQFISHKIIRRNSVRPIE, encoded by the coding sequence ATGAAGGTTACAATTGAGGATATTGCAAAAGAGGCAAATGTTTCAATTGCTACAGTGTCTAGGGTAATAAATAATACGAAAGCAGTAAGTCCAGAACTGAGGGAAAGGGTGCATGAAGTTATAAGAAAAAGAAACTTTAGGCCAAACCCTTTAGCGAAGGGCTTAATAACGAATCGAACAAATATTATAGGAATAGTTGTTCCAGATATCTCCAACCCGATATTCGGTGCTTTGACAAAGGGGATTAATAATATATGTGAGCAGCAAGGGTATACCTTAATGGTATGTGAGTCAGGTGGACAGAGGGAAAAGGAACTAGAATTATTAGAGATCTTAGCAGACAAAAAAGTCGATGGTCTATTATTTGCCGGTGTAGATGTTAACCATTCATTAGTTAAAGAAATGAAGATAAAAGATTACCCAATTGTGCTAGTTACTCAAGAAGCATCAGAAGGTGATGAAGAAATAAAGACTGTTGTTCATGATAATGTGAAGGCGACGTATGATGCGGTATCATTTTTAATTAATAATGGCCATAAAAAGATTGCGTTTATCGGTGGTCCAGAAAATGATTATTCTTCAGGGCAAAAACGTTTAAAAGGCTTTCAATTAGCATTAAAAGAAAATAATATTGAAGTACCAGAGTCCTATATAGAACATGGGAATTTTACATTTCAATCTGGTTTTGAATCTATGAAGAAAATATATGAGGAAAATAGCGTATTACCGACAGCTGTTATGGTATGTAATGATATTATGGCAATTGCTGCAATACGGTTTTTGGAAAACGCTAACATGTCGGTGCCGCATGATATATCAATTATGGGGTTTGATGACTCTGAATATGCAAATTATTTTAGTCCAGAACTATCGACTGTTAGAATTTCCTATTTTGATGAAGGTGTTAAAGCAGCTAAAACCCTTTTTAAACTCATTGATGATCAGTATTCTATTATTCCTAATACACAATTTATTTCTCATAAGATTATAAGAAGAAACAGTGTACGACCAATAGAATAA
- a CDS encoding transposase → MPRIARKKSRSGIYHVMLRGVNKQMIFEDDVDRIRFLETIKKYRDQYKYSLYGYCLMDNHVHLLLKEEAESVSESVKRISSSYVYWYNIKYDRYGHLFQDRFKSEVVESIISFLKVLRYIHQNPLKAGLTGSVFESKWSSVNEYFVKSDIVDIDYGLELFSNIRNDAIKLYKEYMGQPNDDECLDDHVRIRVTDSEVKDYLSEMGITHVSLLQQMDKEKRDLILSRLKEMNGVSIRQLSRVTGVSRSVINRVGQRDRWDVP, encoded by the coding sequence ATGCCAAGAATAGCAAGGAAAAAGAGTCGTAGCGGCATCTATCACGTTATGCTAAGAGGAGTAAACAAACAAATGATTTTTGAAGATGATGTGGATCGAATAAGATTTCTTGAAACCATTAAGAAATATAGAGATCAATATAAATATTCACTATATGGCTATTGTTTAATGGATAATCATGTTCACCTTTTACTGAAAGAGGAGGCAGAAAGTGTTTCAGAATCTGTTAAGCGAATTAGCTCAAGCTATGTTTACTGGTATAACATAAAATACGACCGCTATGGACATTTGTTTCAAGATCGCTTCAAAAGTGAAGTGGTTGAGAGCATAATTTCTTTTTTAAAGGTATTAAGATATATACATCAAAATCCTTTAAAGGCGGGATTGACTGGGAGTGTTTTTGAAAGTAAATGGAGTAGTGTGAACGAGTATTTTGTTAAGTCAGATATTGTTGATATAGATTATGGACTTGAATTGTTTTCTAATATTAGAAATGATGCTATTAAATTGTATAAAGAATATATGGGACAGCCCAATGATGATGAGTGCCTAGATGATCATGTAAGAATAAGGGTAACTGATAGTGAAGTGAAAGATTACTTATCTGAAATGGGAATTACCCATGTGAGTCTTTTGCAACAGATGGACAAAGAAAAGAGAGATTTGATTTTAAGTAGGCTAAAAGAGATGAACGGTGTCTCGATAAGGCAGCTATCGAGAGTGACCGGTGTGTCAAGGTCTGTGATTAATCGGGTGGGACAGAGGGACAGGTGGGATGTCCCATGA
- a CDS encoding DUF4352 domain-containing protein: MKPRFLKTFVLITVIYSSLIGCSAKEEISSPQVKTEQVHKELDPKNMTQEELNTLSEEEIDVINGPENGRPIEINKTVMVGDYEVQLNHYYYTLNGIYTKSSLTGHVFSQKPSSNDEGYGVLNVKVTNHSGEEQLSTVSFDVITPNGEVKSGGISGTNIKNPFANGSSVIDGGFKEGNIVFITPKDKPSLTLRIRQIFTDNGEDAVAEIPLPVE, from the coding sequence ATGAAACCTAGATTTTTAAAGACATTTGTACTAATTACCGTTATTTACTCAAGCCTAATTGGTTGTTCTGCTAAAGAAGAGATTTCATCTCCACAAGTGAAAACTGAACAAGTACATAAAGAGTTAGATCCTAAGAACATGACACAAGAGGAACTAAACACTTTAAGTGAGGAAGAAATTGATGTGATAAATGGGCCGGAGAATGGAAGGCCGATTGAAATCAATAAAACGGTCATGGTCGGAGACTATGAGGTGCAGCTAAACCATTATTACTATACGTTAAATGGTATTTATACGAAATCATCATTAACTGGTCATGTTTTTTCTCAGAAACCAAGCAGCAATGACGAGGGCTATGGGGTTTTAAATGTAAAAGTAACTAACCATTCCGGAGAAGAACAGCTTAGCACAGTATCATTTGATGTGATTACACCTAATGGTGAGGTGAAAAGCGGAGGAATTTCTGGAACGAATATTAAAAATCCGTTTGCTAATGGCTCAAGTGTTATTGATGGTGGTTTTAAAGAAGGAAACATTGTATTTATTACACCTAAGGACAAACCGAGCTTAACGTTAAGAATTAGGCAAATCTTTACAGATAATGGCGAGGATGCGGTAGCTGAGATTCCGTTGCCAGTGGAATAA